A segment of the Betaproteobacteria bacterium genome:
TGGAGACGGGGGTCATACGGCCATCGATCTTCATGGCGGGCGGAAACCCTGCCGTGATGAACAAGTCCGAGGCCTTCTTGGCAATCATCACGCGCAACAACTCATGCACGAACTTGATGGATTGATCGCGTTCCATGAACTTTGATCTCCAGGTGGTTGGGGTCTGTTCCTTGTACCGGCCTTAGCCGGGGAAGGCGTCCTTGTTGGCGGCTTTTGCCCGCGCCTCGGCGGGAGCCACGATGTTGCGCTTGACGAGTTCTTGCAGGCACTGATCCAAGGTCTGCATGCCGAGCTGCGCGCCAGTTTGGATGGCGGAATACATCTGCGCCACCTTGGCTTCGCGAATCAAGTTGCGGATGGCCGGTGTGCCGATCATGATTTCGTGCGCCGCCACGCGGCCCGCCCCATCCTTGGTCTTGAGCAAGGATTGGGAGATCACCGCGCGCAAACTCTCCGAGAGCATGGCGCGAACCATTTCCTTCTCCGCGGCGGGAAACACGTCGATGATACGATCGATGGTCTTGGCGGCGGAACTGGTGTGCAGGGTACCGAACACCAAGTGGCCGGTTTCGGCGGCCGTCAGCGCCAGGCGGATGGTTTCCAAGTCGCGCATCTCGCCCACCAGAATCACGTCCGGATCCTCGCGCAAGGCCGAGCGCAGCGCATTGGCGAAACTCAGCGTGTGGGGCCCCACCTCGCGCTGGTTGATCAGGCACTTCTTGCTCTCGTGCACGAATTCGATGGGGTCTTCCACCGTCAGGATATGCCCGTAATCTTCCTCGTTGATGTAATTCACCATGGCCGCCAAGGTGGTGGATTTGCCGGAGCCCGTGGGCCCCGTGACCAACACAATCCCGCGCGGGGTGTTGGAGATATCCTTGAACACCGCCAGGGCTTTCAGATCTTCCGGCGACAGTACCTTGGAAGGAATGGTCCGCAGGACGGCGCCCGCGCCGCGGTTTTACACGAAGGCGTTCACCCGAAAACGCGCGAGATTGGGAATGGCGAAGGAGAAATCGCACTCCAGGTTCTCCTCGTACTGCTTGCGCTGGGAGTCGCTCATGATGTCGTACACCATGGCGTGCACGTCCTTGTGCTCCATGGGTGGCAGGTTGATGCGGCGCACGTCGCCATGCACACGAATCATGGGCGGCAGCCCCTAGGATAAGTGCAAGTCGGAAGCTTTGTTCTTCACTGCAAAGGCGAGGAGTTCGGCGATATCCATGGCTATAATCGGTGAGAGTTATGCGCTCCGCTGCGAGGGTCACGCACCTAATACCCCATGTGCGGCCCAAGCCTCGAATTTTTGTACTAGTCAATTGGCATGCCCAACGTTCCCGGCTCGTATCCGCCAGCGGATCTTCCCTCTACAACCGGCGATAACCTCAAGGCGGTACATGCTCGCATCATTCGGGCGTGCCAGCACGCCGGCCGTGATCCGAACGAAGTCGCCCTCATCGCCGTGAGCAAGACTTTCCCCGCCGGCGATATTCTGGCCGCCTACGCAGCCGGACAACGCGCCTTTGGTGAAAGCTACGTGGACGAGGCGATGGCCAAGATAACGGCATTGGCGCGAGAATCTTTGGCGCAACCCATCGAATGGCATTTCATCGGCCCCTTGCAAAGCAATAAAACCCGCGTCATTGCCGAGAATTTTCAATGGGTGCATGGCATTGGCCGGCTCAAGATTGCCCAGCGCCTGTCGGATCAACGTCCGCCGGCCTTGGGCCCGCTCAATGTATGCATACAGGTGAACATCAGCGGCGAGGCGTCGAAGTCGGGGGTCAGACCCGGGGAACTTCTCCCCCTCGCCCGCCAAATCTCCACACTACCCAACCTCAGGCTCCGGGGCTTGATGGCGATTCCGGAACC
Coding sequences within it:
- a CDS encoding YggS family pyridoxal phosphate-dependent enzyme, producing the protein MPNVPGSYPPADLPSTTGDNLKAVHARIIRACQHAGRDPNEVALIAVSKTFPAGDILAAYAAGQRAFGESYVDEAMAKITALARESLAQPIEWHFIGPLQSNKTRVIAENFQWVHGIGRLKIAQRLSDQRPPALGPLNVCIQVNISGEASKSGVRPGELLPLARQISTLPNLRLRGLMAIPEPTSDPALQRVPFARLRHLKDSLEKEGLNLDTLSMGMSDDLEAAIAEGATLVRVGRAIFGERH